A single Endozoicomonas sp. NE40 DNA region contains:
- a CDS encoding phosphate ABC transporter substrate-binding protein produces MKKTILSTLGAIGVAATLVGCGGADSQSSQSVSVSGSTSVTELMEVLGESFQGSNPGVVVEVQGTGSSAGIRAANDGTSQIGMSSRTVTDSELSSGVEKFTLAHDGIAVVVNNSNAVVNMTTDQISAIYKGEITNWNEVGGSDSPIVVVTRDPASGTRGAFEDIMSLKMTTEDGKKVSAISASAQVAAGNGAVKTTVAQNDFAIGYISLGSVDNSLKALTVNGVEATDTNISSGAYGVARPFELMFNSAEQSEASRAYLDWMLTEEAQQIVKDKGYISVI; encoded by the coding sequence GTGAAAAAAACCATTCTGTCCACTCTGGGAGCTATTGGTGTTGCAGCAACTCTGGTGGGCTGCGGGGGTGCAGATAGCCAGTCCAGCCAGTCTGTCAGCGTGTCCGGTTCTACATCTGTCACCGAACTGATGGAAGTTCTGGGTGAATCTTTCCAGGGCAGCAACCCCGGCGTGGTGGTTGAAGTACAGGGTACAGGTTCTTCTGCCGGTATCCGTGCTGCGAACGACGGCACCAGTCAGATCGGCATGTCTTCCCGCACGGTGACAGACAGCGAACTGTCTTCCGGTGTTGAGAAGTTCACCCTGGCACACGACGGCATTGCAGTGGTTGTTAACAACAGCAATGCCGTGGTTAACATGACCACCGACCAGATTTCTGCCATTTACAAAGGCGAGATCACGAACTGGAACGAAGTAGGCGGTTCTGACAGCCCGATTGTTGTGGTTACCCGCGACCCGGCTTCCGGCACCCGTGGTGCTTTTGAAGACATCATGTCCCTGAAGATGACCACTGAAGACGGCAAGAAAGTCTCTGCTATCTCAGCTTCTGCTCAGGTTGCAGCGGGTAACGGCGCAGTGAAGACCACTGTAGCACAGAATGACTTTGCGATTGGTTATATCTCTCTGGGTTCTGTAGACAACAGTCTGAAAGCCCTGACCGTCAACGGTGTTGAAGCGACTGATACCAATATCAGCAGCGGTGCCTACGGTGTCGCCCGTCCGTTCGAGCTGATGTTCAACAGCGCTGAACAGAGCGAAGCCAGCCGTGCCTACCTGGACTGGATGCTGACGGAAGAAGCACAGCAGATTGTAAAGGACAAAGGTTACATCTCTGTCATCTGA
- the arfB gene encoding alternative ribosome rescue aminoacyl-tRNA hydrolase ArfB: MIRISHNVSLDDEEISITFIRAQGAGGQNVNKVSSAVHLRFDVRASSLPDFYKERLLKLRDQRITRDGIIIIKAQRYRTQEKNREDALQRLVELIQKAGTVQKKRRPTKPTRASRARRMDKKNQRGQVKSLRGQIKY; this comes from the coding sequence ATGATCAGAATTTCACACAATGTTTCCCTCGATGATGAGGAAATCAGTATCACGTTTATCCGGGCTCAGGGAGCTGGTGGACAGAATGTCAACAAGGTCTCGTCTGCAGTTCATCTGCGTTTTGATGTACGGGCTTCTTCCCTGCCGGATTTCTATAAAGAGAGGTTGTTGAAACTGCGTGACCAGAGGATCACCCGGGACGGTATTATTATCATCAAGGCACAGCGTTACCGGACTCAGGAGAAAAACCGTGAAGATGCCCTGCAGCGACTGGTTGAACTGATTCAAAAAGCCGGTACAGTGCAGAAAAAACGTCGACCGACCAAACCCACCCGAGCCTCCCGGGCCCGGCGAATGGATAAGAAGAACCAGCGTGGCCAGGTCAAG